The following are from one region of the Candidatus Hydrogenedentota bacterium genome:
- a CDS encoding TerC family protein gives DLGVLGRRRGRAGAGQGMTATESLWLSAFYIGAGLAFGGWGWWSRGADSGLDYFTGFLVEKSLSLDNVFVIALIFSTLAIPPAYQHRVLFWGILGAIALRAMMIAAGAALVSNFSWVLYLFGAFLVATGVKMLWLGDREPDIAGNPLLRLMRRYMRVTDRLHGQHFLVRLPDPASGRNLWHATPLLL, from the coding sequence GATCTCGGCGTGCTCGGCCGTCGCCGCGGGCGTGCCGGCGCCGGGCAGGGGATGACGGCGACGGAAAGCCTCTGGCTCAGCGCGTTCTACATCGGCGCGGGGCTCGCCTTCGGCGGCTGGGGCTGGTGGTCGAGGGGGGCCGATTCGGGTCTCGACTACTTCACCGGCTTCCTGGTGGAGAAGTCGCTCTCGCTCGACAACGTCTTCGTGATCGCGCTGATCTTCTCGACGCTCGCGATCCCGCCCGCCTATCAGCATCGGGTGCTGTTCTGGGGCATTCTCGGCGCAATCGCGCTGCGCGCGATGATGATCGCGGCGGGCGCGGCGCTGGTCAGCAACTTCTCGTGGGTGCTCTATCTTTTCGGCGCGTTTCTCGTCGCCACCGGCGTCAAGATGCTGTGGCTGGGCGATCGCGAGCCGGACATCGCCGGAAACCCGCTGCTGCGCCTCATGCGCCGCTACATGCGGGTGACCGACCGACTTCACGGCCAGCACTTCCTGGTGCGCCTGCCGGACCCGGCGAGCGGCCGCAACCTGTGGCACGCAACGCCGCTGCTACT